AATCTGAGCACTGAGAAGTTGTTCGCCGTGTTCAGCGAGAACATGGGGCCGGAGCAGTACAAAAAACTGGCGATCGCAATTGGCGAGGAAATTCGCAAGGGGATCGATGGGATTGTGATCGGTCACGGTACCGACACCATGCACCACACTGCATCCGCGCTGGCGTTTATGGTACAGAATCCACCGGTGCCGGTGGTGATGGTGGGGTCGCAGCGGTCATCGGACCGGCCATCATCGGATGCCGCGCTGAATCTCATGCACGCCACCAAGACGGCTGCGGAGTCTGACATCGCCGAAGTCATGGTCTGTATGTTCGGCCCGACCTCGGATGAGTATGGACTGCTTCACGAGGGGACGCGGGTTCGCAAGATGCATTCTTCCTATCGCTCGACCTTCCGCACAATCGGCGACATTCCACTTGCGATGGTGGACCGGCAGAAAATCACGCCGCTCAAGCAGAGTTACAATCGTCGGCGACGGGACCGCAATGTGACAATTGCGCCGTATTTCGAGGAAAAGGTCGCGATTGTCTATTACTACCCCAATATGCAGCCGGACATTATCGATGCGCTGGTGGACAACGGCTACAAAGGGATTGTGATCGCCGGAACCGGCCTGGGACATGTGAACAAGCCACTCTATCCGGCGCTGAAGCGGGCCGCTGACAAAGGGGTGGCGATGTTCATGACGGTGCAGACGCTATGGGGATATGTGCACATGTTCGTGTACGACACGGGACGCGACTTGATGGCGCTGGGAATCGTGCCGACCGAGAACATGCTCCCGGAGGTTGCGTATATCAAGCTTGGCTGGGTGATGGGACAGACGACTGATCTGGCGAAAGTGAAAGAGTTGATGCTGACGCCGATCGCCGATGAGATCACCGAGCGGGAGCCATACAACGGGTACTTAGTGTTTCAGGGAGGCGTGCCGGAGGTGGAGGAGTTTTTGAGAAAGATACATAAGTGATGTAGAGTGTGTCAGCCGACTCGCAGGGACACCCTCAGCACTGCGAAGTCAGACGTGCCTTCTCGACAGTTCTGGGATCAAAGTGTGCAGGGCAGAGACGCACGGTACTGCAATATAGCGGCGTGCGCGCTTTTTCAATCTTTCCGGATAGTCTCCGAGGGGATGGCCTCCTCTGCTTCGCTGATTGCCTACAGCCAGTTCTTTCGACGAAACCAGGCCAGCATGCCGATGCCGATCCCGAACATCAGAAACATGATAAGTGGATAACCGAAGCGCCAGTGCAGTTCCGGCATGAAGTCGAAGTTCATGCCGTAGATGCCGGCAATAAAGGTGAGAGGGATGAAGATCGTGGCAATGATGGTCAATACTTTCATAACAGAATTCAGGCGGTTGCTGACGCTGGAAAGATAGATATCCAGCATGCCGGATAACATGTCGCGGAAGGTCTCAATCGTATCCATTACCTGAATGACGTGGTCGTGAACATCACGCAAATAGAGCTCGGTCGCTCGAGTAAAGAGCGGGGATTCGCCCCGCTGGAGATTGCTGATCACATCGCGGAGTGGCCAAACCGCCTTCCGCAGAAACAGCATTTCGCCCTTCAAGCGATTGATGGTGCTCAGCGCGGCCGGTGTCGGATCCGCCACTACTTTCTCCTGAAGCGTCTCAAAGTGTTCGCCGAGTTTTTCCAGGACGACGAAGTAATTATCAACGATCGTGTCCATCAACGCGTACGCCAGATAGTCCGGCCCTGCTTTGCGGAGTTTCTCCTTGCCGGCTCTCAGTCTCTCGCGGATTGGATTGAAGCAGTCGCCGCTCGTCTCCTGAAACGACAGAAGGTAGTTCCTTCCTACCAGAATACTTACTTCGTCATGCTCGATCACGTTCTTCGATGCCGACATCTCCAACATGATGAGGGTAATGAATAGATAGTCGCCGAAATCCTCGACCTTCGGCCGCTGACCGGTAGTGACAATATCCTCAAGCACCAGTGGGTGGAATCCGAAATGGGAGCCAATTTTCTCGATCAGAGATAGATCGTGGATGCCGTCGATATTGATCCAGGTAACGCCGGGTGTGTCGCGATATGGGAAAACATCCTCGATGCGCGAGACCTGCTTTTCTTCAAAATGCCTCTCACTGTAATCGATAACGGATATCGTAATTGGCCCGGTACGGCGCGACTCGCCGGCCACCAAACTCCCGGGGGAGAGGCCGACTTTCCGTGAAACTCTTTTCGCGTAGCGCAGCATTACTTCGTATCGCTCTCATCCGGCTGATCGGTTTTCATATAGACCACACGTGTTGGATACGGGAATACAATCCCCTCCTGTTGGTACCGGGCGTGCAGCCGCTTGACAAATTCATGCTTTATCAGGTACTGCGCCACGTACTCCTGAGCTCGCAGGATCACGCTGAAACCCACGCCGGAATCCCCGAACGAATTAAAGCGAATAAACGGCTCAAAAGTCGGTACGGCGCCGGGGACCTCTCGCATGACGCTTTTAGCCACCTCGACTGTCACATGCTCCACCTTTGCAAGATCGCTGTCATAGGTGACCGACACGGGTACCACGACTGCCATTTCCTTGTCGGGCTGGAAATAACTGGTGACAACCGCGGTGGACAGTTTGGAATTTGGCAGAATGACCATATTGTTGGACAGCGTGCGGATAGTGGTGTTGCGCCAGCCGATATCCACAACGGTACCTTCCTGGCCGGTGTCGAGTCCCACGAAATCGCCGGGGCGGATCTTCTTTGAGGCCAGCAAATGCACACCGGCAAACAGATTGGACAGGGTGTCCTGCAGGGCCAGCGCCACTGCCAGACCACCAACGCCGAGAGCGGTTAGGAGTGGCGTAATGGAAATACCAAGCGACTGCAGGATTATCAGAATGCCGATCAGGAATACGCTCAGCTTGGTGAGATTGGACAGAATCGATGCCGAGGGAAGGGCGCCATCCTCCCGGATGGTAGACAGATTCACGAATCCGATAGCGATTCGGGACGCCACAAGGGTGCCGGAGAGGATCACCAGCACCATGAGCACCTTGTGAATCAGCAACAGGACCGAGGCAGTAACCGGCAGCGAATAGCTGGCGAAAAAGGCACCGGCCAGCACAAACCAGAGTGTGGTGACCCCTTTCAGGCCGGAGATGATGATCTCATCTCCCTTCCAGGTTGTCCGTTCGGCGATCTTACGGAGATGGTGGAGGATGATCCGTTCGAAGATCATGCCCAGCAGGAGAGCGCCTCCGATCATCACCACCGGTACGACCCAATCGAACACGACCTTTTCGGATTCTGCTGCCAGATTGCTGCCCACGAATTCTCCTGTTGTTCGACGATCAACGAGTCCGAACGAAAATCTGCCGGTCGCCCCGATGATGGTCAAGGTTTAACCGTCGGTCGGGCGCACTCCTCCATCCGCAGCATCAGGTCGGGCAGTTACCCCGCCACCTGCTCCTCGAGCTGATACCGGCGATAGATCTTGTAATACAAACCCTCTTTCGCCAGCAATTCGAAATGGCGGCCGGTCTCAACCACGCGCCCGTCTTCAAGGACGTAGATTCTGTCGACACGTTGCAGCGTGTCCGGTCGGTGCGTGATCAGTATCGCCGTCATGCCGGGCATCACCTCATGCAGGCGCTCCCAGAGCGCCGCCTCGGTGCGTGAGTCGAGCGCCGAGGTGCAGTCATCCAGGATCAGAATCTTCGGCTTCCCCACCAGCGCTCGCGCCAGGGCCAGCCGTTGTTTCTGACCGCCGGAGATAGCCATCCCGCGCGTACCGATCATGGTGTCCAGCCCTTTGGGGAACCCGGCCACCTCGTCTTTCAACTGCGAAACATCCAACGCCCACTCCAACACGGCCTCCGATATTTCCTCACGCCCGAACAGAACGTTGTTGCGCACCGTGTCGGTAAACAGGATCGGCTCTTGCGGCACATACCCGATGTAGCTTCGAAGGTCCTCAAGCGAGAGCTGCTTCAGCGGTCGGCCGTCGAGGATTAGCTGACCACCGACCGGATCGACCAGGCGCGGGATCATATTCACCAACCAGCTCTTGCCGACGCCGACCCGGCCCACGACGGCCACAGTCGAACCGGGCGCGATTTCGAGTGTGACGCGATCGATAATGTTCCGCGAAACGCCTTCAAACGTGAAAGTAACATCCCGAAACGCCAGACCACCGGAGATCGGTTGTGCCTGCGCGGGGGTCGGCGAATCAGCCACCATGGGTTTGACGTTTTCCAGCTCTACCAGGCGATCGATGGAGACGCCCGACTGGAGTGATTTCACCAGAAACTGACCGATATCGAACATCGGGAAAAACAGGAATATGACGTAGTACACGAACGCAAACAACTCACCCTGAGTCAGCTCCGCGCGCATGACCGCTGCGCCGCCGGCGAGCAGCACGATGATCACGCCGAATTGCCAGATATAGCCATAG
The Candidatus Zixiibacteriota bacterium genome window above contains:
- the gatD gene encoding Glu-tRNA(Gln) amidotransferase subunit GatD, coding for MADILKGYKGRALDVLNSFKARVWAEMQVTTTRGDFKGILLPRSENDDDRHVVLKIASGYNVGIEVSTILEMKEVGYREAHYKIPEKEFPISKGKPNVKLLGTGGTIASRLDYRTGAVIPAFSPGELYGAVPELADICNLSTEKLFAVFSENMGPEQYKKLAIAIGEEIRKGIDGIVIGHGTDTMHHTASALAFMVQNPPVPVVMVGSQRSSDRPSSDAALNLMHATKTAAESDIAEVMVCMFGPTSDEYGLLHEGTRVRKMHSSYRSTFRTIGDIPLAMVDRQKITPLKQSYNRRRRDRNVTIAPYFEEKVAIVYYYPNMQPDIIDALVDNGYKGIVIAGTGLGHVNKPLYPALKRAADKGVAMFMTVQTLWGYVHMFVYDTGRDLMALGIVPTENMLPEVAYIKLGWVMGQTTDLAKVKELMLTPIADEITEREPYNGYLVFQGGVPEVEEFLRKIHK
- the corA gene encoding magnesium/cobalt transporter CorA; protein product: MLRYAKRVSRKVGLSPGSLVAGESRRTGPITISVIDYSERHFEEKQVSRIEDVFPYRDTPGVTWINIDGIHDLSLIEKIGSHFGFHPLVLEDIVTTGQRPKVEDFGDYLFITLIMLEMSASKNVIEHDEVSILVGRNYLLSFQETSGDCFNPIRERLRAGKEKLRKAGPDYLAYALMDTIVDNYFVVLEKLGEHFETLQEKVVADPTPAALSTINRLKGEMLFLRKAVWPLRDVISNLQRGESPLFTRATELYLRDVHDHVIQVMDTIETFRDMLSGMLDIYLSSVSNRLNSVMKVLTIIATIFIPLTFIAGIYGMNFDFMPELHWRFGYPLIMFLMFGIGIGMLAWFRRKNWL
- a CDS encoding mechanosensitive ion channel family protein, whose translation is MGSNLAAESEKVVFDWVVPVVMIGGALLLGMIFERIILHHLRKIAERTTWKGDEIIISGLKGVTTLWFVLAGAFFASYSLPVTASVLLLIHKVLMVLVILSGTLVASRIAIGFVNLSTIREDGALPSASILSNLTKLSVFLIGILIILQSLGISITPLLTALGVGGLAVALALQDTLSNLFAGVHLLASKKIRPGDFVGLDTGQEGTVVDIGWRNTTIRTLSNNMVILPNSKLSTAVVTSYFQPDKEMAVVVPVSVTYDSDLAKVEHVTVEVAKSVMREVPGAVPTFEPFIRFNSFGDSGVGFSVILRAQEYVAQYLIKHEFVKRLHARYQQEGIVFPYPTRVVYMKTDQPDESDTK
- a CDS encoding ABC transporter ATP-binding protein, which translates into the protein MRKKIEKIKWFWRYYRHFPWVLAVLIILTPVQAMFQTYSPRLMQYSIDYVETGRTPDTAVGAWILATGQRLGLSSDIALPLSYIVLGLVAFALYAFVQGHRAWMNRRLDWAFRQDAFDRITDKGPDFFNKFRAGDLVTRLTDDIEGKLSWFACSGIFRFYEALMMVTFTIIMMLSMNPWLTLLTAGPMPLLIFVFFKSSSLLDKRYDHLQTSISSFSGVIESCYSGVRVVKAYVQEKAQRGKFDAALQKRRDAEIAAIKAGTIVDSLYGYIWQFGVIIVLLAGGAAVMRAELTQGELFAFVYYVIFLFFPMFDIGQFLVKSLQSGVSIDRLVELENVKPMVADSPTPAQAQPISGGLAFRDVTFTFEGVSRNIIDRVTLEIAPGSTVAVVGRVGVGKSWLVNMIPRLVDPVGGQLILDGRPLKQLSLEDLRSYIGYVPQEPILFTDTVRNNVLFGREEISEAVLEWALDVSQLKDEVAGFPKGLDTMIGTRGMAISGGQKQRLALARALVGKPKILILDDCTSALDSRTEAALWERLHEVMPGMTAILITHRPDTLQRVDRIYVLEDGRVVETGRHFELLAKEGLYYKIYRRYQLEEQVAG